Below is a genomic region from Mesorhizobium sp. NZP2298.
CACAAAAGGCCGACGCAAAAGCCAACATGACGGATAAGACCGCTTTTGGAGTTGGCATATCTCTTGCGCTCTGAAGTGCGATGTTCACACCACGCACGGAGCCGCTCCATGTCCGCACCGATGATTTCGCTACAGGGCCTTTCCGGCACGACAGTCTTCGATCAGTCGCCGGCGAGAGCGAAATCCGGTGGCTGCGCATCTTCATCCTGCGGCTCCTCCGCGAAGCCGCACGAGATGGACTCGGCCGTCTGGGAGAAGATCAAGGATCATCCCTGCTTTTCAGAGGAAGCGCACCACTATTTCGCGCGCATGCATGTGGCGGTCGCCCCAGCCTGCAATATTCAATGCAACTACTGCAATCGCAAATATGACTGCGCCAACGAAAGCCGGCCTGGGGTCGTTTCGGAAAGGCTGACGCCCGACCAGGCGCTGCGCAAGGTGATCGGGGTTGCCAACGAAGTGCCGCAGCTTTCCGTGCTTGGCATCGCCGGACCGGGCGATGCCTGTTACGACTGGAAGAACACAAAGGCGACATTCCAACGGGTCGCCAAGGAAATCGCCGACATCAAGCTGTGCATCTCAACCAACGGGCTCGCGCTGCCAGACCGCGTCGCCGAGCTTGCCGAAATGAATGTCGATCACGTGACGATCACCATCAACATGGTCGACCCGCGGATCGGTGCCAAGATCTATCCGTGGATCTTCTATGACAACCGCCGTTATACCGGCGTTGAGGCAGCCACGATCCTGCACGAACGACAGATGTCGGGGCTGGAGATGCTGACGGCGCGCGGCATCCTCACCAAGATCAATTCGGTAATGATCCCCGGCGTAAACGATGAGCACCTGATCGAGGTGAATAAATGGGTCAAGGAGCGCGGCGCGTTCCTGCACAATGTCATGCCGCTGATTTCCGACCCGGCGCACGGTACGCATTACGGCCTGAGTGGGCAGCGCGGCCCCAAGGCAATGGAGCTGAAGGCCCTTCAGGATCGTCTCGAAGGCGGCGCCAAGTTGATGCGCCACTGCCGGCAGTGCCGGGCCGATGCTGTCGGCCTGCTCGGCGAGGATCGTGGCCAGGAATTCACGCTCGACCGGCTTCCCGACAAGGTCACGTACGACGCCAGCAAGCGCGAGACATATCGGGCAGTGGTCGCGCGCGAGCGGGGCGATCGCCTGGCGGCCAAGAGCGAGGCGCTCGGGATGGTCAAGACCGCAGGCTCCGGCAAATCGCTTCTGGTAGCGGTGGCGACCAAGGGTGGCGGCCGCATCAACGAGCATTTCGGCCATGCGAAGGAATTCCAGGTTTATGAGGCCTCGCCGAAAGGGATCAGTTTCGTCGGTCATCGCAAGGTCGAACAGTATTGCCTCGGCGGCCGGGCCGAGGACAAGAGCCTCGACGGCGTCATCTCTACGCTCGAAGGCGTAGACATCGTGCTGTGCGCGAGAATTGGAAATTGCCCCGAGGATCGTCTCAAGGAAGGTGGGATCCGAGCAACGGAGGCTTACGGGTATGACTACATCGAGACCGCGATCGGCGCGCTCTACGCCGCCGAGTTTGGGAGTGAGCCACTGGCTGCGACGGCCTGAGCCGCCTCATTCTAACCGAACCGGAGTTGAAAATGGCCTTTAAGATCATCGCTTCCCAATGCACCCAGTGCGGTGCCTGTGAGTTTGAATGCCCTTCGGGCGCGATTAAGTTCAAGGGCGAGACCTACGTGATCGATCCGAAAAAGTGCACCGAATGCGAGGGGACCTTCGAAACGCAGCAATGCGCCTCGGTATGTCCGGTGTCGAAGACTTGCGTCCCTGCCTGACCTCCATTTCGGCTACCGACACGGTCGAGGCGCCTCCGCAGGACCATTGACCTCCTGTTGGAAAGCTGCAGCCGAGAGAAAGGAACGGCCATGAGCCTCGGACGCGAACAGGACATCGAAATCCGTACACCCCCGCGATTCATGCCGGGTGAGCGGGTCCGCGCCACACACCACATAAAAAATGACGGCACCTATCCGGGCAAGGAGATCGGTGAAAATCTGGTGCGCAAAGGCGACGAGGGCTATGTGCGCGACATCGGCACCTTTCTCCAGCAGTTCTACATCTATGCGGTCGAATGGGTCGATCGCGGCACCGTCGTCGGCATGCGTGCGCGTGAACTCATGAGCCTTGAGACGGCCCGGACTCCTTCCAGTGCCGAAATCGGTGCCGGCTTTAACAAAGGAACGGCCCGATGAGGGTAATGATCCGCAGGACCGGTGCTGGCTTATCGGCATATCTTCCCAAAAAGGATCTCGAAGAGCCGATCATCAAGGTCGACAACGAACACTTATGGGGCGGGGCTGTGACGCTGAAGAACGGCTGGCGGTTAGTTCTGCCCGACCTTCCGTGGGACACGCCTTTGCCGATTACCGTCGAAGCAAGGAAGATTTCCGACGAGGACTGACCTTCGGGTTTACACAAAGAGAGCGGCAAAGGGATACGAGCATGAACACAATGACCTCGGGCCATCTCGTCGTCATTCGGGACAGTTTTGCCGAAAGGCAGCTTGACCTTTTGAAGAAAGCGCTCGCGGCCGATCAGGTCATTCCCTATCTCGGCCCGGGTCTGCTTGAGATCCGCTCCGCGGGACCGCCCGTACCGCATACCCCCGAAGCCGTTGCCGCAGCGCTCAACAAGCGCACGCCAGCCCCTTCGAAGATTCGCACCAACATGTGGTCGGTAGCGCAGTATATCGAACAGCGCCGGCACCGCCGGACGCTTCAAGTTTGGATGGCCGAAATATTCGCGGCCCCGGTGGTGCCGACCATCTTGCATGCCTGGCTCGCAACGCTGCCGCTCTCCGTGATCGTCGACAGCTGGTACGACGGTGCCATGCGCGCGGCTCTAGTACAGACCCGCCGAACGGACGTCGTCGAAATACAGGGCGTAACACGGGCGCACGAGATCGGTGACATTTGGACGAAAGCCTACGATTTGTCCGGGATATTACTCGAATCCGCACCGGCGGCGAAGACGGTTCTCTACGCCCCTCACGGCGGTGCCAGGCCGGCCGCAAACTTCCTCGTCGCAGATTCCGACTACGTTGAAGTGCTGAGCGAAATCGACATCCAGACGCCGATCCCTGACCTGGTGAAGGAACGGCGAGCTAGCCGTGGTCTTTTCTTCATCGGCTGCCGCTTCAACGATCAGATGCTGCGCACCTATGCCCGGCAGATCATGAAGCGCTCCAATGGCCCACATTTTGCGGCAATCGATACAGCGACGCTGACCAAGAACGAGCGTCGTTTCCTTGCGGCAAGCGCAATCACGGTCATTGACATGCCGACGGGTCAGGCCGCAGCCCGTCTCGTCGGACTGGGCGAGACATTGCATGAAGCCAAACGGGGTATCGTTTGAGCCATTCTCAGACGCCTCAACATTGCCGAAAAGGTAAAACGGGCAATTGACTTCCGGGTTTTTCAACAACTCCGAGAGGCACTCTGAAAAGCTACGACGGTTATTTCATTCGAGGCTGCAGCGGATATGGCATTCGATGCTGCGGATGAACACAGCGGCGACGGGCTCGAGCCAGCCGAGCAGAGCATAGTCTGGCGCCAGGGTTGTCGCGGTGAGCGGTCGCAGCTGATCGGCTTCACTTGGCGGTAAAAGCTGTGGCACGGCGCGATGATCAGGGCCGGTTGGGGTCGATGCCAATCGAGCTAAGGCCAAGCGTGCTCACCGCATAGGCGGTCACCTGCCACTGCCATATAGGCGGTCACCTGCCACTTCCATCCCAGAGCGTCAGGATGATCGCGTTGCGCGACAGCTTGGCGCGCCGCAGACGCGAGCGATTGGTTCAGGGCAGCCCGCTTCGCCATCAACGAGACCCGCTGCTGCATGAGTTGTAACGCCCGCACCACGGCGCCGCGAATCCGCGCTTGTGGCGCCATGACCTTGAGGCGAGTGAGTTCGGCGCTAACAACGCAGACTGAACCAATCCGATCAGCCCGGCCCATGCCGGAGAGCACGGCGACCAATGCCGCCAGCTCCACCACGCAGGGGGACACGATCCCGCCTGCGGCTAAGCGCGAGTTGAAAAGCATACGTCGACGCCCGCCATTTCGCATGCACCGCCTTGGATCAGGCCTGCCTCGAGGCATGATGCGGGCCTGGTTGGCTTTCCTGTCGATGCCGGCTTCGTAAGCAGCGGCTCCCGCGAGGTCGAGCAGTTCTAACTGGCGGCTTGAGTTGACGGCGCTCACGCACAGCCGTTCCAGGTGCGGCCGGTTATGCGGCCTTCCCCTTCCCATTTGGCTTGGGCAAGCTTCTGGGCGATCCTCTGCATCGCCGGTCGCAGAGAGGTCCGGTCTGCAACGTCAGCACAGGCCACTATTGCGGCCGCCTCGGGATGTATGCGTCCCTCTCATCTGTTTGGCCGGACTGGGCGAGCTTGCACCCGGTCGGACATGCAGTCCAACCTGGATGCGCGCTTCCACATCAAGCCGCATGAAGGCGAAGAAAATCCTCATACGTCGCTTGCAACCCGGCACCAAGAGACGTTTTGGCTTTCCAGCCAAGGTTACGCAAGCGCGTTACGTCCAGTAGCTTGCGCGGAGTACCGTCTGGCTTCGTCGTGTCGAACACCAAATTGCCCTCCCAGCAGACCGCCGCCTTGACGAGTTCCGCCACCTCGCGAATTGTGACGTCCTCACCAACGCCAACATTAATCAGGGGCGCAGTGTCGGGGGCTGTCAAGGCGTCAAAATCCGAATCTGGCAGGCCAAGCAGGAACGCAATGGCATCGCCTACATCCGACGAATACATAAACTCTCGCCGAGGATTTCCGGATCCCCAGACCCCCACAGAGGAGTCGCCGTTCATTTTAGCTTGATGAAAGCGGCGTATCAGAGCAGGCAGAACGTGACAATTTTCGGGGTGATAATTATCGCCGGGACCATATAAATTGGTCGGCATCAACGCGAGATAGCGCG
It encodes:
- the nifB gene encoding nitrogenase cofactor biosynthesis protein NifB; the protein is MSAPMISLQGLSGTTVFDQSPARAKSGGCASSSCGSSAKPHEMDSAVWEKIKDHPCFSEEAHHYFARMHVAVAPACNIQCNYCNRKYDCANESRPGVVSERLTPDQALRKVIGVANEVPQLSVLGIAGPGDACYDWKNTKATFQRVAKEIADIKLCISTNGLALPDRVAELAEMNVDHVTITINMVDPRIGAKIYPWIFYDNRRYTGVEAATILHERQMSGLEMLTARGILTKINSVMIPGVNDEHLIEVNKWVKERGAFLHNVMPLISDPAHGTHYGLSGQRGPKAMELKALQDRLEGGAKLMRHCRQCRADAVGLLGEDRGQEFTLDRLPDKVTYDASKRETYRAVVARERGDRLAAKSEALGMVKTAGSGKSLLVAVATKGGGRINEHFGHAKEFQVYEASPKGISFVGHRKVEQYCLGGRAEDKSLDGVISTLEGVDIVLCARIGNCPEDRLKEGGIRATEAYGYDYIETAIGALYAAEFGSEPLAATA
- a CDS encoding 4Fe-4S binding protein; this encodes MAFKIIASQCTQCGACEFECPSGAIKFKGETYVIDPKKCTECEGTFETQQCASVCPVSKTCVPA
- a CDS encoding nitrogen fixation protein NifZ → MSLGREQDIEIRTPPRFMPGERVRATHHIKNDGTYPGKEIGENLVRKGDEGYVRDIGTFLQQFYIYAVEWVDRGTVVGMRARELMSLETARTPSSAEIGAGFNKGTAR
- the nifT gene encoding putative nitrogen fixation protein NifT, with the protein product MRVMIRRTGAGLSAYLPKKDLEEPIIKVDNEHLWGGAVTLKNGWRLVLPDLPWDTPLPITVEARKISDED
- a CDS encoding SIR2 family NAD-dependent protein deacylase, coding for MNTMTSGHLVVIRDSFAERQLDLLKKALAADQVIPYLGPGLLEIRSAGPPVPHTPEAVAAALNKRTPAPSKIRTNMWSVAQYIEQRRHRRTLQVWMAEIFAAPVVPTILHAWLATLPLSVIVDSWYDGAMRAALVQTRRTDVVEIQGVTRAHEIGDIWTKAYDLSGILLESAPAAKTVLYAPHGGARPAANFLVADSDYVEVLSEIDIQTPIPDLVKERRASRGLFFIGCRFNDQMLRTYARQIMKRSNGPHFAAIDTATLTKNERRFLAASAITVIDMPTGQAAARLVGLGETLHEAKRGIV
- a CDS encoding GDP-L-fucose synthase family protein, giving the protein MENKKMKKVYVAGHRGLVGSATMRALEALGSYEIITRTHDELDLFDRSETRRFFMSQRPDYVVMCAAKVGGILANASSPVDFLHNNLAIQLSAFDAAYASGVERMIFLGSSCIYPRDCPQPIREEYLLTGPLEATNRPYALAKIAGVESCWSFNRQYKARYLALMPTNLYGPGDNYHPENCHVLPALIRRFHQAKMNGDSSVGVWGSGNPRREFMYSSDVGDAIAFLLGLPDSDFDALTAPDTAPLINVGVGEDVTIREVAELVKAAVCWEGNLVFDTTKPDGTPRKLLDVTRLRNLGWKAKTSLGAGLQATYEDFLRLHAA